In Synechococcus sp. PCC 6312, one genomic interval encodes:
- a CDS encoding transcription regulator containing HTH domain, with protein MTTLTPPIPIKPIKSESNYDAALEQIAALMDAGPGTPEADALDVLATLVENYENHHYPIGLPDPISAIRFRMEQQELSQRDLIPFIGSRSKVSEVLAGKRSLSLQMIRNLHQGLGIPADVLLQEPGATLPDNPQNVDWSKFPLPAMAKQGWIDPDFVGRAEELMRGLIERAGGYGSVSTMFCRKNSHIRSTTDSYALQAWAFQLLAVARETPLPTSYKLGSLTPELMQQLVRLSWSESGPRLAQEFLARNGIHLIYLPHLPRTHLDGGALRLSDGTPVIGLTLRYDRIDNFWFCLFHELAHQALHLELDPTDAYLEDLSIADPKNDPKEFEADSWASEQLIPNHLWVAGRVTEYSNIADIKEFANRLQIHPAIIAGRIRKLTGNYHLFNQLVGHRQVRTLFA; from the coding sequence ATGACTACTCTTACTCCCCCTATCCCAATTAAGCCGATCAAGTCTGAATCTAACTATGACGCAGCCCTTGAGCAAATTGCCGCACTGATGGATGCAGGGCCTGGAACTCCTGAAGCCGATGCCCTAGATGTCTTGGCCACATTAGTTGAGAATTATGAAAATCACCACTACCCGATTGGACTACCTGACCCGATCTCAGCGATTCGCTTTCGGATGGAACAACAAGAGTTGAGTCAGCGGGATCTGATTCCCTTTATCGGTAGCCGCTCAAAAGTATCCGAAGTTCTGGCTGGTAAACGTTCTCTCAGTCTCCAAATGATCCGTAACTTGCATCAGGGGCTAGGAATTCCGGCTGATGTTTTGTTACAAGAGCCAGGTGCAACCTTACCTGATAACCCTCAAAATGTTGACTGGTCTAAATTTCCACTTCCCGCAATGGCGAAACAGGGATGGATTGATCCAGACTTTGTAGGGAGAGCGGAAGAACTCATGCGGGGCTTGATTGAACGGGCTGGCGGTTATGGTTCTGTCAGTACTATGTTTTGTCGCAAGAATAGCCACATTCGTAGTACAACAGATAGTTATGCGCTTCAGGCATGGGCATTTCAACTACTGGCAGTGGCGCGTGAAACCCCCTTACCCACCTCATACAAACTAGGTTCTCTTACTCCAGAGTTGATGCAGCAATTAGTGCGACTGAGTTGGTCAGAATCAGGGCCGCGTTTAGCTCAGGAGTTCCTAGCTCGAAATGGAATTCATTTAATCTATTTACCCCATCTACCTCGCACTCATCTGGATGGTGGCGCTCTGCGACTATCCGATGGCACACCTGTCATTGGTTTAACCCTGCGATATGACCGTATTGATAACTTTTGGTTTTGTTTATTTCATGAATTAGCTCATCAAGCCCTCCACCTAGAGCTTGATCCAACTGATGCATATCTTGAGGATTTAAGTATTGCTGACCCCAAAAATGATCCGAAAGAATTTGAGGCAGACAGTTGGGCTTCAGAACAACTAATCCCCAATCACTTATGGGTTGCTGGCCGTGTAACTGAATATTCAAATATTGCTGACATTAAGGAGTTTGCAAATAGGCTACAGATTCACCCAGCGATTATTGCCGGTCGTATTCGTAAATTAACTGGTAATTATCATTTGTTTAACCAGCTTGTAGGACACAGACAAGTCCGAACTCTCTTTGCTTAA
- a CDS encoding type II toxin-antitoxin system HigB family toxin: MLTVTPCLVVKIHFNTQIVYIRFIGIHKQYDKIDPEII; the protein is encoded by the coding sequence ATCCTCACAGTCACTCCATGTTTAGTTGTCAAAATCCACTTCAATACTCAGATCGTCTATATCCGCTTTATTGGTATTCACAAGCAATACGACAAAATAGACCCGGAAATAATATGA